One genomic region from Prevotella sp. Rep29 encodes:
- a CDS encoding biopolymer transporter ExbD, with product MIIRREKRKLPLLNTTSTADISFMLLIFFLVTTSMDMDKGLSRQLPPIEPTEEMVTERQVSARNVLRIHVLANNQVAVNDELTDISALKSKVETFVENAQNSAQLPEKHERTIALLGKCMVTDKHIIQVKAERTSSYDTYFSVQNEIVAAYQTLRNRLARQRFGRSYVECSEKEQEALREYYPQRISEEYVKEEGGAR from the coding sequence ATGATTATTCGCCGTGAGAAAAGAAAACTTCCTTTGCTGAACACGACTTCTACAGCCGATATCTCGTTCATGCTGTTGATTTTCTTTTTGGTGACCACCTCAATGGATATGGACAAAGGACTTTCGCGGCAGTTGCCACCGATAGAACCGACCGAAGAGATGGTGACGGAACGGCAGGTGAGTGCACGGAATGTGTTGAGAATCCATGTCTTAGCGAACAATCAGGTGGCAGTGAACGACGAGCTGACAGACATCAGCGCGCTCAAAAGTAAGGTGGAAACTTTTGTGGAGAATGCGCAAAACAGCGCCCAGCTGCCCGAAAAACATGAGCGGACCATCGCCTTGCTCGGCAAATGTATGGTGACCGACAAGCATATTATCCAGGTGAAAGCAGAAAGAACATCATCATACGACACCTATTTTTCGGTTCAGAACGAAATCGTAGCAGCCTATCAAACGTTACGCAACCGCTTGGCACGGCAGCGTTTCGGGCGTTCCTATGTCGAATGTTCGGAGAAAGAGCAGGAGGCTTTGCGTGAATATTATCCGCAACGCATATCAGAGGAATACGTCAAGGAGGAAGGAGGTGCCCGATGA
- a CDS encoding SDR family NAD(P)-dependent oxidoreductase, with the protein MNKTALITGANKGIGFGIAKHLGLSGWTIIIGARDQERAEQAIDQLKALDIDVAGWVNIELKDGESIKRAADDINKKHPQLSLLINNAGIPGDMSVDSQQTQLSDIEETLQVNFVGTFLLTKAMMPLLEKNNGRIINITVPSEISPYWHPLAYVTSKAAQNAMMGVMAIECQQKDKNLEIFSVHPGPTTTDLNGNMSLPGFHDIDTVGKKTAELINDGKKHQGEFIELYPIVKED; encoded by the coding sequence ATGAACAAAACAGCATTGATTACTGGTGCCAACAAGGGCATCGGATTTGGAATAGCCAAACATTTAGGGCTGAGTGGATGGACCATCATCATCGGAGCACGAGACCAAGAACGGGCAGAACAAGCCATCGACCAACTTAAAGCGCTCGACATTGACGTCGCGGGCTGGGTAAACATTGAACTCAAAGATGGAGAAAGCATCAAAAGAGCTGCCGACGACATCAACAAAAAACATCCGCAACTCTCGCTGCTGATAAACAACGCAGGCATACCCGGCGACATGAGCGTTGACAGTCAGCAGACGCAGCTCAGCGACATCGAAGAGACCCTTCAGGTAAACTTTGTCGGCACATTCCTGCTTACAAAAGCCATGATGCCGCTGCTGGAGAAAAATAACGGAAGAATCATCAACATCACAGTACCTTCTGAAATCAGTCCCTATTGGCACCCATTGGCTTACGTCACAAGCAAAGCGGCACAAAACGCAATGATGGGTGTCATGGCAATCGAATGCCAGCAAAAAGACAAAAACCTAGAAATCTTTTCAGTACATCCCGGACCAACGACCACCGACCTTAATGGCAATATGAGCCTGCCCGGATTCCACGATATTGACACCGTGGGCAAAAAAACGGCTGAACTCATCAACGACGGGAAAAAGCATCAGGGCGAATTCATTGAACTCTACCCTATCGTAAAAGAAGACTGA
- a CDS encoding RsmB/NOP family class I SAM-dependent RNA methyltransferase — MKLPEDFERQMQDLLGTQRYETFKDALGQMPPVSIRRNPLKTTTNGRDGEETVPWCPNGVYLNERPNFTFDPLLHAGCYYVQEASSMFIDQVLRQYANKPLTMLDLCAAPGGKSTAARAALPAGSLLFCNEPMHNRAQILVENIQKFGATDVIVTNNYPKDYRKAGITFDIILCDVPCSGEGMFRKDEGAVAEWSLQKTDNCQRLQREIVGDAWECLAENGLLIYSTCTFNTRENEENIRWICSETGAEVLPVQTEDGWNITGSLLKGFDKPVYRFIPGWTRGEGLFMAVLRKGAATHEKQEQGNKKKQGKQKGKNGDLPAHNIPILRKEDFDITQRGNDIYAIPAAWRNEYDTASRLLKVMHAGIKVGTLKGKDMVPDQSLALSCALDREAFPNVSLDYAEAIGYLRKEAVTLPPDTPCGIVLLTYGGHPIGFAKNIGRRANNLYPQEWRIRSTHIPDEKTITQLI; from the coding sequence ATGAAACTCCCGGAGGATTTTGAAAGGCAGATGCAGGATTTGCTCGGAACCCAGCGCTATGAGACGTTTAAGGATGCGCTGGGACAGATGCCGCCTGTCAGCATACGGCGAAACCCTCTGAAGACTACGACAAACGGGAGGGACGGGGAAGAGACGGTGCCTTGGTGCCCGAACGGCGTGTATCTGAATGAACGCCCGAACTTCACATTCGACCCGCTGCTGCATGCCGGCTGCTACTATGTGCAGGAGGCGTCGTCGATGTTTATCGACCAGGTGCTGCGCCAATACGCCAACAAGCCACTGACAATGCTCGACCTGTGTGCCGCACCGGGAGGAAAGTCAACCGCCGCACGGGCGGCACTGCCCGCCGGAAGCCTGCTTTTCTGCAACGAACCGATGCACAACCGGGCACAGATTCTCGTTGAGAACATACAGAAATTCGGTGCAACGGACGTCATCGTCACCAACAACTATCCGAAGGACTACCGCAAGGCGGGCATCACGTTCGACATCATTCTCTGCGACGTGCCTTGCTCCGGAGAAGGGATGTTCCGCAAGGACGAGGGGGCTGTGGCGGAATGGAGCCTTCAGAAGACGGACAACTGCCAGCGGCTGCAACGGGAAATCGTCGGCGACGCATGGGAATGTCTGGCTGAAAACGGACTGCTCATCTACTCCACCTGCACGTTCAACACCCGAGAAAACGAGGAAAACATCCGGTGGATATGCAGCGAAACGGGCGCTGAAGTCCTGCCGGTACAGACCGAAGACGGCTGGAACATCACCGGCTCGCTGCTCAAAGGGTTCGACAAACCGGTTTACCGATTCATACCCGGATGGACAAGGGGGGAAGGGCTGTTCATGGCTGTGCTCAGAAAAGGAGCCGCAACACACGAAAAGCAGGAACAAGGGAACAAGAAAAAACAAGGAAAACAGAAGGGGAAGAACGGCGACTTGCCCGCCCACAACATTCCCATACTGAGGAAAGAGGACTTCGACATCACACAACGGGGAAACGACATTTATGCCATTCCCGCTGCATGGCGAAACGAATACGACACGGCAAGCCGACTGCTGAAAGTGATGCATGCCGGTATCAAGGTGGGAACGCTCAAGGGAAAGGACATGGTGCCCGACCAGTCGCTGGCACTCTCCTGCGCACTCGACCGCGAAGCGTTTCCGAACGTGAGCCTGGACTATGCCGAAGCCATCGGCTATCTGCGGAAAGAAGCGGTAACACTCCCACCCGACACGCCCTGCGGAATCGTGCTGCTAACCTACGGCGGGCACCCCATCGGATTCGCAAAAAACATCGGGCGGCGAGCCAACAACCTCTATCCGCAGGAATGGAGAATAAGAAGTACGCACATACCTGACGAAAAAACAATCACTCAACTGATATGA
- a CDS encoding site-specific DNA-methyltransferase, which produces MNKSKQRAKRNRTLMILPHERPVLETFIKSINDLQRGFEDDSIVNADIFESIDYIPNNYFDLIIIDPPYNLDKDFHGCKFTSMKSSDYEDYLRSWFYKICDKLKDDGTLYMCGDWKCTSSMQRIIEEKLTVINRITWQREKGRGAKSNWKNGMEDIWFAVKNPKKYYFDVASVMMKRKVIAPYKENGKPKDWEQTCSGNFRLTYPSNFWDDISIPFWSMPENTDHPTQKPEKLYAKLILASSKKGDKIFDPFLGSGTTAVVARKLERHFFGIEINREYCLWTIKRLINSLKNPSIQGYFDGVFWERNSLNEQKKTQNDEMLKIKFENDEYGV; this is translated from the coding sequence ATGAACAAGAGTAAACAACGGGCTAAAAGAAACAGGACTTTGATGATTTTACCACATGAAAGACCTGTATTGGAAACATTTATCAAAAGTATTAATGATTTACAAAGAGGATTTGAAGATGATTCTATTGTAAATGCAGATATTTTTGAAAGTATTGATTATATACCCAATAATTATTTTGACCTTATTATTATAGACCCTCCCTATAATCTTGATAAAGATTTTCATGGTTGCAAATTTACTTCTATGAAATCTTCTGATTATGAAGATTATTTACGAAGTTGGTTTTATAAGATTTGTGATAAATTGAAAGATGATGGAACCCTTTATATGTGTGGGGATTGGAAATGTACATCATCTATGCAACGCATTATTGAAGAAAAATTAACTGTTATAAATAGAATAACATGGCAAAGGGAAAAAGGTAGAGGGGCTAAGAGTAATTGGAAAAATGGGATGGAAGATATATGGTTTGCCGTAAAAAATCCCAAAAAGTATTATTTTGATGTAGCTTCAGTAATGATGAAGCGTAAAGTTATTGCTCCGTATAAAGAAAACGGAAAACCAAAAGATTGGGAACAAACATGTTCGGGAAATTTTCGTTTGACTTATCCATCTAATTTTTGGGATGATATTAGTATTCCATTTTGGTCAATGCCAGAGAACACTGATCATCCAACTCAAAAGCCAGAAAAACTTTATGCAAAGTTGATTTTAGCATCATCAAAAAAAGGAGATAAGATTTTTGATCCTTTTTTGGGAAGTGGAACTACTGCAGTTGTAGCTCGAAAATTAGAACGCCATTTCTTTGGTATAGAGATTAATCGCGAGTATTGCCTTTGGACAATAAAGAGATTGATTAATTCTCTAAAAAATCCATCAATACAAGGCTATTTTGATGGTGTGTTTTGGGAGAGAAACTCTTTGAATGAACAGAAAAAGACTCAAAATGATGAGATGTTAAAAATAAAATTTGAAAACGATGAATACGGTGTGTAA
- a CDS encoding leucine-rich repeat protein, with product MDDYAFAFNEKLNDINFPEGFTHIGNSAFRDTKSLRNISLPSTLTYIGAYGFNYSGLASVNVPGGVKTIQISTFSHCKEMESVVLNPGTETISESAFMDTPKMTSMTLPEGLKSIGSFAIAGCTMLPNLTLPSTLETIWNYTFMFNTNMTSINIPTSLNKIGKGIFTACPNLETITVDSNNKRYTLDNDGGKLDKGVLYGNSGSNGEMDELVFFIPKNKIGADNKTMIKQWIIPNSVKKICAGSMGEHYIESLVLSSELQTIEELAFYRDQSSSLAPKGSNLETIATEYYKLRELTIPAKVSSVHASAFLQTYGINKRTFIKNIFFMGAPTIALTEVKTMQSNGSNITMRTDNWKYNLTNDDLAIYVKPSLIDDAKFTDLKSKAKTFSAEIPLRDAQVGENKVSSMCRDFDMDFSNATGVSAYIATSYDASVNEGAGGYKMQKVNYVPSRTGTENDEYHGVIIRMEDPSAVVTYRIGENDYNSDSPQVAFKDASDANVETTANRLVGVVVNSHVQGTEDGLQTWGLSSGKWQRIVNTGKLTPYNRAYLKPTASETDSMTGKGGQNAKIAMSFVDDDNETTGIKNVGNNNVENTESDHWYTISGQRLYGTPTEKGIYIHNGKKEIIR from the coding sequence ATAGATGATTATGCTTTCGCCTTCAATGAAAAACTTAATGATATCAATTTCCCAGAAGGTTTTACCCATATCGGAAATTCTGCTTTCCGAGATACAAAAAGTTTAAGAAACATATCATTACCATCAACTCTGACTTATATAGGTGCGTATGGATTTAATTATTCGGGACTTGCTTCAGTTAATGTACCTGGTGGCGTGAAAACCATCCAAATAAGTACTTTTTCACATTGTAAAGAAATGGAAAGTGTTGTTTTGAATCCTGGAACGGAAACCATATCGGAATCTGCTTTCATGGATACTCCCAAAATGACTTCCATGACTTTGCCTGAAGGTCTAAAATCAATAGGGTCATTTGCAATAGCAGGCTGTACGATGTTGCCGAATTTAACGTTACCTTCAACGTTAGAGACGATATGGAACTATACTTTCATGTTTAATACCAATATGACATCCATCAACATCCCAACCAGTTTGAACAAAATTGGAAAGGGTATTTTCACAGCATGTCCTAATCTGGAAACAATTACCGTTGATTCAAACAACAAACGCTATACGCTCGATAACGATGGCGGAAAACTCGACAAGGGTGTGCTCTATGGCAACTCAGGAAGCAATGGAGAAATGGACGAATTGGTGTTCTTTATTCCAAAGAACAAAATAGGTGCCGACAACAAGACGATGATTAAACAATGGATTATACCTAACTCTGTTAAGAAAATCTGCGCTGGAAGTATGGGTGAGCATTACATAGAGAGTCTGGTATTGTCTTCTGAATTACAGACAATAGAAGAATTGGCTTTTTATAGGGATCAATCATCATCACTGGCTCCTAAAGGAAGTAACCTTGAAACCATTGCTACAGAATACTATAAACTAAGAGAATTGACCATTCCTGCGAAAGTGAGTAGTGTACATGCTTCTGCTTTTTTACAGACATATGGAATAAATAAGAGGACATTTATAAAAAATATTTTCTTCATGGGCGCCCCAACGATTGCCCTTACAGAAGTTAAGACAATGCAATCAAATGGTTCTAATATTACTATGAGGACCGATAACTGGAAATACAATCTCACGAACGATGACTTGGCAATTTATGTAAAGCCGAGTTTGATAGACGATGCTAAATTTACTGATCTGAAATCAAAAGCCAAAACCTTTTCTGCAGAAATTCCCCTCCGCGATGCGCAGGTGGGAGAAAACAAGGTTTCTTCCATGTGCCGCGACTTCGATATGGACTTCTCGAACGCTACAGGCGTTTCCGCATACATCGCTACAAGCTATGATGCTTCTGTCAACGAAGGAGCAGGTGGTTACAAAATGCAGAAGGTGAACTATGTGCCTTCGAGAACAGGAACAGAAAATGACGAATATCATGGTGTCATCATCCGCATGGAAGACCCCTCTGCTGTAGTTACCTACCGCATCGGTGAGAACGACTATAACAGCGACAGCCCACAGGTGGCATTCAAAGACGCATCGGACGCCAACGTGGAAACCACAGCCAACCGATTGGTGGGCGTAGTAGTCAACAGTCATGTGCAAGGCACTGAAGACGGACTACAAACATGGGGACTCTCCAGCGGCAAATGGCAGCGCATTGTAAACACAGGAAAACTGACACCTTACAACCGCGCTTATCTGAAACCAACCGCCAGCGAGACAGACAGCATGACTGGAAAGGGTGGACAGAATGCAAAAATCGCCATGAGCTTTGTGGACGATGACAACGAAACAACTGGCATCAAAAACGTCGGCAACAACAATGTCGAAAATACAGAGAGCGACCACTGGTACACCATCAGCGGACAGCGCCTCTACGGCACACCAACAGAAAAAGGTATTTACATTCATAACGGCAAAAAGGAGATTATCAGATGA
- a CDS encoding thymidylate synthase yields MKQYLDLLNRIMTEGIEKTDRTGTGTKSVFGHQMRFHLDDGFPLLTTKKLHLKSIIYELLWFLQGDTNVKYLQEHGVRIWNEWADENGELGPVYGHQWRSWPDYQGGTIDQIQNVLDLIKNHPDSRRMIVSAWNVAEVEKMALPPCHTMFQFYVADGRLSLQLYQRSADTFLGVPFNIASYALLLMMMAQVTGLKPGDFIHTTGDTHLYLNHMEQVKLQLTRTPRPLPTMRINPDVKSLFDFRYEDFSLENYDPYPHIAGEVAV; encoded by the coding sequence ATGAAACAGTATTTAGACCTATTGAACCGCATCATGACGGAAGGCATCGAGAAGACCGACCGCACGGGCACCGGCACGAAGAGCGTGTTCGGACACCAAATGAGATTTCATCTGGATGACGGCTTTCCGCTGCTCACGACCAAAAAGCTGCACCTGAAAAGCATCATCTACGAACTGCTCTGGTTCCTACAGGGAGACACCAACGTGAAGTACCTGCAGGAACACGGCGTGAGGATATGGAACGAATGGGCTGACGAGAACGGCGAACTGGGACCCGTCTATGGGCATCAATGGCGCTCATGGCCCGACTATCAGGGCGGCACCATCGACCAGATACAGAACGTGCTGGACCTGATAAAAAACCATCCCGACTCGCGAAGGATGATTGTGAGTGCATGGAACGTGGCTGAAGTGGAGAAAATGGCGCTCCCACCGTGCCACACGATGTTTCAGTTCTATGTGGCTGACGGACGGTTGAGCCTGCAACTCTACCAAAGAAGCGCCGACACGTTTCTCGGCGTGCCGTTCAACATCGCATCATACGCCCTGCTGCTCATGATGATGGCGCAAGTGACCGGGCTCAAACCCGGAGACTTCATCCACACGACGGGCGACACCCATCTCTACCTGAACCACATGGAACAGGTGAAGCTGCAGCTCACACGCACACCGCGACCGCTGCCCACGATGCGAATCAACCCTGACGTGAAGTCGCTGTTCGACTTCCGCTACGAAGATTTCTCACTGGAAAACTACGACCCCTATCCGCATATCGCAGGAGAGGTTGCCGTATAA
- a CDS encoding biopolymer transporter ExbD yields MNIYRRASHQVPGLNTAALPDLIFTVLFFFMIVTHMRKVELKVKYQVPAGTELSRLTKKSTVTYIYIGRGVGGSDTKMRVQLNDKLSEVSDIVDYIVEERKRMSPEDVGKMTVSIKADRQADMGLITDVKQALRQANALRINYSAVSEKR; encoded by the coding sequence ATGAACATTTATCGCCGTGCTTCCCATCAGGTGCCGGGTCTGAACACGGCAGCGCTGCCCGACCTGATATTCACCGTGCTGTTCTTCTTTATGATAGTCACCCACATGCGCAAAGTGGAACTGAAAGTGAAATATCAAGTCCCTGCAGGAACGGAGTTATCCCGTCTGACGAAGAAATCCACCGTCACCTATATTTATATAGGGCGCGGAGTGGGAGGCTCCGATACGAAAATGCGCGTCCAGCTGAACGACAAGCTGTCGGAAGTGTCTGATATTGTTGATTATATCGTTGAGGAACGTAAGCGGATGTCGCCTGAAGATGTGGGGAAAATGACGGTCTCCATCAAGGCTGACCGACAGGCAGATATGGGGCTTATCACCGATGTCAAGCAGGCTTTGCGACAGGCGAATGCGCTGCGAATCAATTATTCCGCTGTGTCAGAAAAAAGATGA
- the buk gene encoding butyrate kinase has product MLILVINPGSTSTKIAVYEDEKQILKKNISHSIEELSAYENIIDQYEFRKNLVVKEVNEAGIPFKFDAVIGRGGLAKPVEGGVYEINQRMIDDTRATLHHHACNLGCIISFEIAKEIGCRSFIANPVLVDELCDYARVSGSPLMPRKPIWHALNQKAIARRFAKDQGKRYEEMDIIVCHLGGGISVAVHQHGRAVDVSNALDGEGPFSPERAGTLPAGDLVHLCFSGKYTQAQIEKMIAGQGGLAAHLGTNDMRLIEQWVNEGNEKAKFLVDAMIYHVAKEIASKGAVLCGKVDAILFTGGIAHWKYVVDELCRRVDYLAPTYRYPGEDELEALSFNALSVLRGEREAKEYV; this is encoded by the coding sequence ATGCTAATATTAGTTATCAATCCCGGCTCTACGTCCACGAAGATTGCCGTCTATGAAGACGAGAAGCAGATTCTGAAAAAGAACATCTCGCACTCTATCGAGGAACTGAGCGCCTACGAAAACATTATCGATCAGTATGAATTCCGCAAAAACCTGGTTGTAAAAGAAGTAAACGAAGCCGGTATCCCTTTCAAGTTCGATGCCGTCATCGGACGTGGCGGATTGGCAAAACCCGTTGAGGGCGGTGTCTATGAAATCAATCAGCGGATGATTGACGACACCCGTGCCACACTCCATCACCACGCCTGCAACCTCGGCTGCATCATCTCGTTTGAGATTGCAAAAGAAATCGGATGCCGCAGCTTCATCGCCAACCCCGTGCTCGTTGACGAGCTGTGCGACTATGCACGCGTCAGTGGTTCGCCGCTCATGCCGCGCAAACCCATCTGGCACGCACTCAACCAGAAAGCCATTGCCCGCCGCTTCGCAAAAGACCAAGGCAAGCGCTACGAGGAGATGGACATCATCGTATGCCACCTCGGAGGCGGTATCTCCGTTGCCGTCCATCAACACGGACGCGCCGTTGACGTAAGCAATGCGCTCGACGGCGAGGGACCATTCTCTCCCGAACGCGCCGGTACGCTCCCCGCAGGCGACCTCGTGCACCTCTGCTTCAGCGGCAAATACACACAGGCACAGATTGAGAAGATGATTGCCGGACAAGGCGGACTCGCCGCTCATCTCGGCACCAACGACATGCGCCTCATCGAGCAATGGGTGAACGAAGGCAATGAAAAAGCCAAGTTCCTCGTCGATGCGATGATTTACCACGTAGCTAAAGAGATTGCCTCCAAAGGAGCCGTGCTCTGTGGAAAGGTCGATGCCATCCTCTTCACCGGCGGCATTGCCCACTGGAAATATGTGGTGGATGAGCTCTGCCGCCGCGTTGACTATCTCGCGCCCACCTATCGCTATCCCGGCGAGGATGAGCTGGAAGCCCTTTCGTTCAACGCCCTTTCCGTGTTGCGCGGAGAGCGCGAAGCGAAAGAATACGTATAA
- a CDS encoding Lrp/AsnC family transcriptional regulator: MAQHYLDSLDKKILRMIADDARVPFLEVARACNVSGAAIHQRIQKLTALGVLKGSQYLIDPAKVGYETCAYMGLFLKNPENFKDAVDGLKKIPEVVECHFTTGDYDMFIKIYAEDNLHLLKILHEKIQPLGLARTETIISYDTVFSRMLPVSEMKSNKLLRVEKK; this comes from the coding sequence ATGGCACAACATTATTTAGATTCGTTGGATAAAAAGATCCTTCGCATGATTGCTGATGACGCTCGGGTTCCTTTTTTGGAGGTGGCAAGGGCGTGTAACGTAAGTGGAGCTGCAATTCATCAGCGCATTCAGAAGTTAACTGCTCTTGGTGTTTTAAAAGGTTCGCAGTATTTGATTGACCCGGCAAAGGTGGGTTATGAGACTTGTGCGTACATGGGTTTGTTCTTGAAGAATCCCGAGAATTTCAAGGATGCCGTAGATGGATTGAAGAAAATTCCTGAAGTGGTGGAATGTCATTTCACGACAGGTGACTATGACATGTTTATCAAGATCTACGCAGAAGACAATTTGCATCTGCTTAAGATTCTTCACGAGAAGATTCAGCCGTTGGGATTGGCTCGCACAGAGACGATTATCTCGTACGACACAGTTTTCTCACGCATGTTGCCCGTCAGTGAAATGAAGAGCAACAAACTGCTTCGGGTGGAAAAGAAATAG
- a CDS encoding MotA/TolQ/ExbB proton channel family protein: protein MKKIFFYTILTAFLLTCTSVVVFAQDSLSNAQPTEVVDDDSISVASADDEGVVVAPVESAGLFKSLKTKFIEGTPGFMSLVALALVLGLAFCIERIIYLTLSEIDSRKFMEDVDAKIAADDIEGAKELCRTTRGPVASICYQGLLRIDENIGDIERSVASYGSVQAANLEKGCSWITLFIAMAPSLGFLGTVIGMVMAFDQIQNAGDISPTIVAAGMKVALITTIFGIIVALILQVFYNYILTKIERLTAEMEDSAISLLDAIVKYKQHR from the coding sequence ATGAAAAAGATATTCTTTTATACTATACTGACAGCGTTCTTGTTGACTTGCACGTCCGTAGTCGTGTTTGCACAAGATTCGCTTTCTAACGCACAGCCTACTGAGGTGGTGGACGACGATTCCATATCTGTCGCATCGGCGGACGATGAAGGCGTGGTTGTGGCGCCAGTAGAGAGCGCCGGTCTCTTTAAGTCGTTGAAAACCAAGTTTATTGAAGGGACGCCGGGCTTTATGTCGCTGGTGGCGTTGGCGTTGGTGCTGGGACTCGCTTTTTGCATTGAACGGATCATCTACCTGACCCTTTCCGAAATAGATTCCCGGAAATTCATGGAGGATGTGGATGCAAAAATCGCGGCAGACGATATTGAGGGTGCAAAGGAGTTGTGCCGAACAACGCGCGGTCCCGTTGCTTCAATCTGTTATCAGGGATTGTTACGGATAGACGAGAATATCGGCGACATAGAGCGTTCGGTGGCATCCTACGGCTCGGTACAGGCAGCCAACCTTGAGAAAGGTTGCTCATGGATTACGCTTTTCATTGCGATGGCACCTTCGCTGGGTTTCCTTGGTACGGTTATCGGCATGGTCATGGCGTTCGATCAGATTCAGAACGCCGGTGACATCAGTCCGACTATTGTCGCTGCAGGAATGAAGGTGGCGCTTATCACGACCATATTCGGTATTATTGTGGCACTGATTCTGCAGGTGTTCTACAACTATATCTTGACAAAGATAGAACGGCTGACGGCAGAAATGGAGGATAGTGCCATCTCGCTGCTTGATGCCATTGTGAAATATAAACAGCATAGATAA
- a CDS encoding phosphate acyltransferase, whose translation METIKNFDDLIAHLSQKGERKRVAIVWASDDHTQEAVAEGLKGGFVEALFVGARKEIESSDLLRPYADHFTIIDSDDKDDAAAKAVALVREGKADVLMKGLINTDNLLHAVLNKETGILPKGRVLTHVTATEIPTYPKLIFFTDPAVIPYPTQEQRMEQVRYVADLCHSFGIEEPRLSLIHCTEKPNEKFFPFTIGYKDIIDEAKKGTFGKCIVDGPLDVKTSCDLEAMQTKGIESPIAGEADALIFPDIEAGNVFYKTVTLFCGAETAATLKGPLAPVVLTSRGDSIKSKFYSLALAIISA comes from the coding sequence ATGGAAACAATTAAAAACTTTGATGACTTGATTGCTCACCTCTCACAAAAGGGTGAAAGAAAACGGGTTGCCATCGTCTGGGCATCTGACGACCACACACAGGAAGCCGTTGCCGAAGGACTGAAAGGCGGCTTCGTAGAAGCATTGTTCGTTGGTGCAAGAAAAGAGATTGAGAGCAGCGACCTGCTCCGTCCCTACGCCGACCACTTCACCATTATCGACTCCGACGACAAGGACGATGCTGCGGCAAAAGCCGTCGCATTGGTGCGCGAGGGAAAGGCAGACGTTTTGATGAAAGGTCTCATCAACACCGACAACCTGCTGCACGCCGTGCTGAACAAAGAGACTGGCATCCTGCCCAAGGGAAGAGTCCTCACACACGTGACGGCAACGGAAATCCCCACCTATCCGAAACTGATTTTCTTTACCGACCCGGCTGTCATACCCTATCCCACACAGGAACAGCGCATGGAACAAGTGCGCTACGTCGCCGACCTCTGCCATTCGTTCGGCATCGAGGAGCCGCGCCTGTCGCTGATTCACTGCACAGAGAAGCCCAACGAGAAATTCTTCCCGTTCACCATCGGCTACAAAGACATCATTGACGAGGCAAAGAAAGGCACGTTCGGAAAATGTATCGTTGACGGACCGCTCGACGTAAAGACCTCATGCGACCTCGAAGCCATGCAGACCAAAGGCATCGAATCGCCCATCGCCGGAGAGGCTGACGCACTCATCTTCCCCGACATTGAGGCAGGCAACGTCTTCTACAAGACCGTCACCCTGTTCTGCGGAGCCGAAACCGCAGCCACGCTGAAAGGGCCGCTCGCTCCAGTCGTACTGACATCCAGGGGCGACAGCATCAAATCAAAGTTCTATAGCCTCGCCCTGGCAATCATCAGTGCATAA
- a CDS encoding dihydrofolate reductase, translating to MKINIIAAVARNRAIGFQNKLIYWLPNDLKRFKELTSGHTIVMGRRTFESLPKGALPNRRNIVLSRTVKELPGCDCYPSLKIALNHCADDEEIYIIGGQSVYEQAMKHADRLLLTEIDDEPENADAFFPPYEDWKEVTREAHDTDEKHQYRYAFVDYIRKEEKQ from the coding sequence ATGAAAATCAACATCATCGCCGCCGTTGCACGCAATCGTGCCATCGGTTTCCAGAACAAACTCATTTACTGGCTGCCCAACGACCTCAAACGCTTCAAGGAACTGACCAGCGGACATACCATCGTGATGGGACGGCGCACGTTCGAATCACTGCCAAAGGGCGCACTGCCCAACCGACGCAACATCGTGCTCAGCCGCACGGTCAAAGAGTTGCCGGGATGCGACTGCTATCCGTCGCTCAAAATCGCGTTGAATCATTGCGCCGACGATGAAGAAATCTATATCATCGGCGGACAAAGTGTGTATGAACAAGCCATGAAACATGCCGACAGGCTGCTGCTGACGGAAATCGACGACGAACCGGAAAACGCTGACGCCTTCTTCCCTCCTTACGAGGACTGGAAGGAAGTGACACGCGAAGCACACGATACTGACGAGAAACACCAGTACCGATATGCTTTCGTGGACTACATACGCAAAGAAGAGAAACAATAG